A single window of Mycolicibacterium madagascariense DNA harbors:
- a CDS encoding ABC transporter substrate-binding protein: MRHPLAVVAIVVALLGAVSCAPARRVDLGQSSGNLIAAIAGEPDQLDPQKTSAYFSFEVLENVFDTLVEPDANLEMRPALAQSWTVSPDQLTWTFQLRPGVTFHDGTPFTADDVVYSYHRIIDGKLANVDKLSAVTDVRAQGPDTVVIRVAHPTPNLLTNLGGFKGMAIVSRRNVESGQIATHPIGTGPFSFVSQKSGDSIVLAANPKYWGGAPKVPGVTFEFITEPSTALSALQAGEVDWTDSVPAQRITQLRGDDSLTLAVTPSNDYWYLALNEARAPWNDPRVRQAIAYGIDRQSIVQATSYGSATANQLAIPKGNPWYTPYDRYRHDIDQAKRLLQEAGAHPTSMDMLVTSQYPETVTAAQVIADNLAPLGIAVHIRTVDFATWLDEQNSGHFDMLMMGWLGNIDPDDFYYAQHHTNGTSNAQKFSNPEVDRLLDAGRVETNRQVRQRDYATAATIIADQVSYIYLYNPSVVQAWTTRLSGYEARRDGAIRFRTASLDGGGRQ, from the coding sequence ATGCGACACCCCCTGGCCGTCGTCGCCATCGTGGTCGCCCTGCTCGGGGCCGTGTCGTGTGCACCCGCTCGACGCGTCGACCTCGGACAATCGTCGGGCAACCTGATCGCCGCGATCGCCGGTGAACCCGACCAGCTCGACCCCCAGAAGACGTCGGCCTACTTCTCCTTCGAGGTGCTGGAGAACGTGTTCGACACCCTGGTCGAACCCGACGCCAATCTCGAGATGCGGCCCGCGCTCGCCCAGTCGTGGACGGTGTCACCCGACCAGCTCACGTGGACCTTCCAGCTGCGCCCCGGCGTCACGTTCCACGACGGCACGCCGTTCACGGCCGATGACGTCGTCTACTCCTATCACCGGATCATCGACGGCAAGCTGGCCAACGTCGACAAGCTCAGTGCGGTCACCGACGTTCGCGCCCAGGGGCCGGACACCGTCGTCATCCGCGTCGCGCACCCGACCCCCAACCTGCTCACCAACCTCGGCGGGTTCAAGGGCATGGCGATCGTGTCGCGCAGGAACGTCGAGAGCGGCCAGATCGCGACGCATCCGATCGGGACCGGACCGTTCTCGTTCGTGTCGCAGAAGAGCGGCGACTCGATCGTGCTGGCGGCCAACCCCAAGTACTGGGGCGGCGCGCCCAAGGTGCCCGGCGTGACCTTCGAGTTCATCACCGAACCGTCGACCGCGCTCTCGGCGCTGCAGGCCGGTGAGGTCGACTGGACCGACTCGGTGCCCGCCCAGCGCATCACCCAACTGCGCGGTGACGACTCCCTCACGCTCGCGGTCACGCCGAGCAACGACTACTGGTACCTGGCCCTCAACGAGGCCCGCGCCCCGTGGAACGATCCGCGGGTCCGCCAGGCCATCGCCTACGGCATCGACCGGCAATCGATCGTCCAGGCCACCAGCTACGGCAGCGCGACCGCCAATCAGCTGGCCATCCCGAAGGGCAATCCGTGGTACACCCCCTACGACAGGTACCGCCATGACATCGATCAGGCCAAGCGCCTGCTGCAGGAGGCGGGTGCGCACCCCACCTCCATGGACATGCTGGTCACCAGCCAGTACCCCGAGACGGTCACCGCCGCCCAGGTCATCGCGGACAACCTCGCCCCGCTCGGGATCGCGGTGCACATCCGGACCGTGGACTTCGCGACGTGGCTCGACGAGCAGAACTCCGGCCACTTCGACATGTTGATGATGGGCTGGCTCGGCAACATCGACCCCGACGACTTCTACTACGCGCAGCACCACACGAACGGGACGAGCAACGCGCAGAAGTTCTCCAACCCCGAGGTCGACCGGCTGCTCGACGCGGGTCGGGTCGAGACCAACCGGCAAGTGCGACAACGTGATTACGCCACCGCCGCGACGATCATCGCCGACCAGGTCAGCTACATCTACCTCTACAACCCGTCGGTGGTGCAGGCCTGGACCACCCGGCTCTCGGGCTACGAGGCGCGCCGCGACGGTGCGATCCGGTTCAGGACGGCCAGCCTCGACGGCGGGGGACGGCAGTGA
- a CDS encoding HNH endonuclease signature motif containing protein, with amino-acid sequence MASTATTCSPAERIGVLFEELAELTGQRNAIDGRIVDIVAEIDHDGIWGNTGCRSLPALIAWKTGTSLRNAETVAAIAHRSPELPQCTAALRAGQLSLDQVGVIAERAGEGSDAHYAQLAASATVAQLRTAIKLEPRPDPEPKPTSPPPRAITKTDGEQSTTWRITLPHPEAATFDAALQSHHDGLVAQWKRDHADDSGEDGPDPTGPVDDRDVQLSPLPTRVDGFMSLVEAGWDADVARRPHGQRTTVVVHLDVESRVAALHLGPLLPDGDRQYLTCDATCEVWFERHGRPIGSGRETRVISRRLRRALEHRDHCCVVPGCAATRGLHAHHLVHWEDGGPTELANLVLVCPYHHRLHHRGLITLRGPAHHLLVTNAAGEPLTSASLARSPTTPPPRVAPCRGPTGERADWWWYDPFETPPPPSPN; translated from the coding sequence ATGGCGTCCACCGCGACCACGTGCTCTCCCGCTGAGCGGATCGGGGTGCTGTTCGAGGAGTTGGCGGAGTTGACCGGCCAGCGCAACGCCATCGACGGACGCATCGTGGACATCGTCGCCGAGATCGACCACGACGGCATCTGGGGCAACACCGGCTGCCGCTCCCTGCCCGCCCTGATCGCCTGGAAGACCGGCACCTCCCTGCGCAACGCCGAGACCGTCGCCGCCATCGCCCACCGCAGCCCCGAACTCCCCCAGTGCACCGCCGCCCTGCGCGCGGGTCAGCTGTCGCTGGATCAGGTCGGCGTCATCGCCGAACGCGCGGGTGAGGGATCCGACGCGCACTACGCCCAGCTCGCCGCCAGCGCGACCGTCGCCCAGCTGCGCACCGCGATCAAGCTCGAACCCCGCCCCGACCCCGAACCGAAGCCCACCTCCCCGCCCCCGCGCGCGATCACGAAGACCGACGGCGAGCAATCCACGACCTGGCGCATCACCCTGCCGCACCCCGAAGCCGCCACCTTCGACGCCGCTCTGCAGTCCCACCACGACGGCCTCGTCGCGCAGTGGAAGCGCGACCACGCCGACGACTCGGGCGAGGACGGGCCGGACCCCACCGGCCCGGTCGACGACCGCGACGTCCAGCTGTCGCCGCTGCCCACCCGGGTGGACGGCTTCATGAGTCTCGTCGAAGCCGGCTGGGACGCCGACGTCGCTCGCCGCCCCCACGGGCAACGCACCACCGTCGTCGTGCACCTCGACGTCGAATCACGGGTCGCCGCACTACATCTCGGGCCGCTGCTGCCCGACGGCGACCGCCAGTACCTGACCTGCGATGCGACCTGCGAGGTGTGGTTCGAACGCCACGGCCGACCGATCGGGTCCGGGCGCGAGACCCGGGTGATCAGCCGCCGACTGCGCCGCGCGCTGGAGCACCGCGACCACTGCTGCGTGGTCCCCGGCTGCGCGGCGACCCGCGGCCTGCACGCCCACCACCTCGTCCACTGGGAGGACGGCGGGCCCACCGAACTGGCCAACCTCGTCCTGGTGTGCCCGTATCACCACCGGTTGCACCACCGCGGGCTGATCACCCTGCGCGGCCCCGCCCACCACCTGCTGGTGACCAACGCCGCGGGCGAACCCCTGACCTCGGCGTCGCTGGCCCGCTCGCCGACCACACCACCGCCGCGGGTCGCCCCCTGCCGCGGCCCGACCGGCGAACGCGCCGACTGGTGGTGGTACGACCCCTTCGAAACCCCACCACCACCCTCGCCGAACTAG
- a CDS encoding GntR family transcriptional regulator yields the protein MTDPESQRPSLSRYIYSTVRERIILGQYPQGSRLPEQRIGEELDVSRVPLREAVPWLERDGFVHSRPRRGAVVARWDAKSIDDLFDVRLSMEVGAARYAARQVGLGGPMDALDHALAEAQRTVAGGDAYAIAKTSTAFHEAVIATSANELLIRLMQSISGRITWLFFLTSGLPADEAFHDHVLLRDAIASGNERVAESVAYAHIERDRQPTFDAMRDRMGG from the coding sequence GTGACCGACCCGGAGTCCCAGCGACCGTCGCTGTCGCGCTACATCTACTCCACGGTCAGGGAACGGATCATCCTGGGGCAGTACCCGCAGGGCAGCCGGCTCCCGGAGCAGCGCATCGGGGAGGAGCTCGACGTCTCGCGCGTCCCGCTGCGGGAGGCGGTGCCGTGGCTGGAGCGCGACGGCTTCGTGCACTCGCGCCCACGGCGAGGGGCGGTCGTGGCCCGCTGGGACGCCAAGTCCATCGACGACCTGTTCGACGTGCGCCTGTCGATGGAGGTGGGGGCGGCGCGCTACGCCGCCCGGCAGGTCGGCCTCGGCGGCCCGATGGACGCACTGGACCACGCGCTGGCCGAGGCCCAGCGGACCGTCGCCGGGGGTGATGCCTACGCCATCGCCAAGACCAGCACCGCCTTCCACGAGGCCGTCATCGCGACGTCGGCCAACGAGCTGCTGATCAGGTTGATGCAGTCGATCTCCGGACGCATCACGTGGCTGTTCTTCCTGACCAGTGGACTGCCCGCCGACGAGGCGTTCCACGACCACGTCCTGCTGCGTGACGCGATTGCCTCCGGCAACGAGCGGGTCGCCGAGTCCGTGGCCTACGCCCACATCGAGCGCGACCGGCAGCCGACGTTCGACGCCATGCGCGACCGGATGGGCGGGTAG
- a CDS encoding ABC transporter substrate-binding protein: MPVRRSLIVCAAMTLVITGCGSGTPTGGSGGGGVAAPTNGTLTVGLLGDIGQPPDPDIYYANNGTAIMINAYEGLVQYQNDTDAVKIAPRLAQTWDVNPTHDVYTFHLRKGVTFHDGTPFTSAAVDVAFKRRIAVKGGAAYMVQAVKDVATPDDYTAVITLTKPNTAFLSYLASPFGPKMESPTGLKANAGSDDAQTYLSSHDLGTGPYELTTAQTGVKYEMTRYDGYWGQKSPFTKIEMPVYTDESALELAFDNGTVDTIVAALPSSSLDKYAKAAGVSNYFLPTLQGALVTVNPSHDFFKTADARVAFLKSIDQAKLVDQVLGKRSEVGTTMYAKGMIPGGADKQAISYDAGALKAYVAALPPNAPKNLVIGYANGNVNAQSMANIVVANLQTDGLTASAQGYDTSTVFGWINNPPSGPDAFIDGNNGPDGGDPYMWGHVFWDASGGINYFGCESKEVNGLLDQALGTGDTATYVKAGQLYGQTGCFLNLSYNKDWVVAQKWLTGVAESQNIGANELNFSLLGIAGT, encoded by the coding sequence ATGCCCGTCCGCAGATCCCTCATCGTCTGTGCCGCAATGACTCTCGTCATCACCGGCTGTGGTTCCGGCACGCCGACCGGCGGTAGTGGCGGGGGTGGCGTGGCCGCCCCGACGAACGGCACGCTCACCGTCGGACTGCTCGGCGACATCGGCCAGCCGCCGGACCCCGACATCTACTACGCCAACAACGGCACGGCCATCATGATCAACGCCTACGAGGGGCTGGTGCAGTACCAGAACGACACCGACGCCGTGAAGATCGCGCCGCGACTGGCGCAGACGTGGGACGTCAACCCCACCCACGACGTCTACACCTTCCACCTCCGCAAGGGCGTCACATTCCATGACGGCACGCCGTTCACCTCGGCGGCGGTCGACGTGGCGTTCAAGCGCCGCATCGCGGTCAAGGGTGGCGCGGCATACATGGTGCAGGCGGTGAAAGACGTTGCCACACCGGACGATTACACCGCCGTCATCACCCTCACCAAGCCCAACACCGCCTTCCTGAGCTATCTGGCGTCCCCGTTCGGACCCAAGATGGAGTCACCGACCGGGCTCAAGGCCAACGCGGGATCCGACGACGCCCAGACCTACCTGTCCTCCCACGATCTCGGCACCGGGCCCTACGAACTGACCACCGCACAGACCGGGGTCAAGTACGAGATGACCCGCTACGACGGCTACTGGGGTCAGAAGTCGCCGTTCACGAAGATCGAAATGCCGGTCTACACCGACGAATCTGCGCTGGAGCTGGCGTTCGACAACGGCACCGTCGACACCATCGTCGCCGCGCTGCCCTCGTCGAGCCTGGACAAGTACGCCAAGGCCGCCGGGGTGTCCAACTACTTCCTGCCGACCCTGCAGGGCGCCCTGGTCACCGTCAATCCCAGCCACGACTTCTTCAAGACCGCCGACGCCAGGGTGGCCTTCCTGAAGTCGATCGACCAGGCCAAGCTGGTCGATCAGGTCCTCGGCAAGCGGTCCGAGGTGGGGACGACGATGTACGCCAAGGGCATGATCCCGGGAGGGGCCGACAAGCAGGCCATCTCCTACGACGCCGGTGCGCTGAAGGCCTACGTGGCGGCGCTGCCCCCCAACGCGCCCAAGAACCTGGTGATCGGCTACGCGAACGGCAACGTCAACGCGCAGTCGATGGCCAACATCGTGGTGGCCAACCTGCAGACCGACGGGCTCACCGCGTCCGCCCAGGGTTATGACACCTCGACGGTCTTCGGGTGGATCAACAACCCGCCCAGCGGACCCGATGCGTTCATCGACGGCAACAACGGCCCCGACGGCGGCGACCCCTACATGTGGGGACACGTCTTCTGGGACGCCTCGGGCGGCATCAACTACTTCGGATGCGAGTCCAAGGAGGTCAACGGCCTACTCGACCAAGCCCTCGGCACCGGGGACACCGCGACCTACGTCAAGGCCGGCCAGCTGTACGGCCAGACCGGCTGCTTCCTGAACCTGTCCTACAACAAGGACTGGGTCGTCGCGCAGAAGTGGCTCACCGGAGTCGCCGAGAGTCAGAACATCGGCGCCAACGAGCTGAACTTCTCGCTGCTCGGCATCGCCGGGACGTGA
- a CDS encoding ABC transporter permease: MTSFLLRRLSTAVLILLILSFVIFLLQSVSPGDPARAYVGANASNAMVAAERQRLGLNDPMLVQFVRFVGGLLTGDLGRSLRTRQPVTADIATYLPATVELVVVAFLLALLLGTLYALSGALRWPGAALGRGVLLLLATAPPFLLALIGIIVFFGQLGWLPARGVGDFQDPGPFGMQLVDTLLHGQADAFGDALQHLLLPAVVLSIAPAVAIGRVFRSSLQSVLGVDYVRTARSKGLTEAQVVLHHVVRNAIGPALSMAGLQLGFMFAGVVVVEQVFSWPGIGNYLAASIPVADFPAIAGVTLVLGAIYVISNVAVDLLQAVADPRIAVE, encoded by the coding sequence ATGACATCCTTTCTGCTGCGCCGACTCTCGACGGCCGTGCTCATCCTGCTGATCCTGTCGTTCGTCATCTTCCTGCTGCAGTCGGTCTCACCGGGTGACCCCGCCCGCGCCTACGTCGGGGCGAACGCGTCGAACGCGATGGTCGCCGCGGAACGGCAGCGACTCGGCCTGAACGATCCGATGCTCGTGCAGTTCGTCCGCTTCGTCGGCGGCCTGCTCACCGGGGATCTGGGCCGGTCGCTGCGCACCCGGCAACCCGTGACGGCCGACATCGCCACCTACCTGCCCGCGACGGTCGAACTCGTGGTCGTGGCGTTCCTGCTCGCGCTGCTCCTCGGCACGCTGTATGCCCTGTCGGGTGCGCTGCGCTGGCCGGGCGCCGCACTCGGGCGCGGCGTGCTGCTGCTGTTGGCCACCGCGCCGCCGTTCCTGCTGGCACTGATCGGCATCATCGTGTTCTTCGGTCAGCTGGGCTGGCTGCCGGCCAGGGGAGTCGGCGACTTCCAGGACCCCGGACCGTTCGGCATGCAGCTCGTCGACACGCTGCTGCACGGACAGGCCGACGCGTTCGGCGATGCGCTGCAGCATCTTCTGCTGCCCGCGGTCGTGCTGTCCATCGCGCCCGCCGTCGCGATCGGCCGGGTGTTCCGGTCGTCCCTGCAGAGCGTCCTCGGCGTCGACTACGTCAGGACGGCGCGATCCAAGGGGCTGACCGAGGCGCAGGTGGTGCTGCACCACGTCGTCCGCAACGCGATCGGTCCGGCGCTGTCCATGGCCGGGCTGCAACTGGGCTTCATGTTCGCCGGGGTCGTCGTCGTCGAGCAGGTCTTCTCCTGGCCCGGCATCGGCAACTACCTCGCCGCGTCCATCCCGGTCGCCGACTTCCCCGCTATCGCCGGGGTCACGTTGGTGCTCGGTGCGATCTACGTCATCTCCAACGTCGCGGTCGACCTGCTGCAGGCCGTCGCCGACCCCCGCATCGCCGTCGAATAG
- a CDS encoding ABC transporter permease, whose protein sequence is MTTTLVPRWRSKPVTVGGAHLGRPAAFAILGLLVALTLVAVFARTLAPYDPIQPVGALDLPPLSPGHLLGTDGIGRDLLSRTLIGVQVSWLSALVIVASGLLIGGTIGLIAGATGGWVDSLFLMRITDLFLALPGALVAIAIVAALGSGLMNTLIGVALVWWPYYARIVRGEVKALAARPHVEAAKLAKAGRVRILTRHLLPGVVPTAIVTASLDVGNVVLLLAALSFLGLGQQAPAPELGADTARTLSQLLSHWWVPGIPGLAVLLLTLIANVGGDAIRNLLPVRR, encoded by the coding sequence ATGACCACGACCCTCGTACCCCGGTGGCGTTCCAAGCCCGTCACGGTGGGCGGTGCCCACCTCGGCCGACCGGCGGCGTTCGCGATCCTCGGGCTGCTGGTCGCGCTGACCCTGGTCGCGGTGTTCGCGCGAACGTTGGCCCCCTACGACCCCATTCAGCCCGTCGGCGCACTCGATCTGCCGCCGCTGAGCCCCGGTCATCTGCTGGGCACCGACGGCATCGGTCGAGACCTTTTGTCGCGCACGCTGATCGGCGTGCAGGTCAGCTGGCTCAGCGCGCTGGTGATCGTGGCCAGCGGGCTGCTCATCGGCGGCACCATCGGGTTGATCGCGGGCGCGACCGGCGGGTGGGTGGACTCGCTGTTCCTCATGCGCATCACCGACCTCTTCCTCGCGCTACCGGGCGCGCTGGTGGCCATCGCCATCGTCGCGGCACTGGGTTCGGGACTGATGAACACCCTCATCGGCGTCGCGCTGGTGTGGTGGCCGTACTACGCCCGCATCGTCCGCGGCGAGGTGAAGGCCTTGGCCGCGCGGCCGCACGTCGAGGCGGCCAAGCTGGCCAAGGCGGGCCGTGTCCGCATCCTGACCCGGCACCTGCTGCCCGGTGTGGTGCCGACGGCGATCGTCACCGCCAGCCTCGACGTCGGCAACGTCGTGCTCCTGCTCGCCGCGCTGTCCTTCCTCGGCCTCGGTCAGCAGGCGCCCGCGCCCGAACTGGGCGCCGACACCGCGCGCACGTTGAGTCAGCTGCTGAGCCACTGGTGGGTGCCCGGCATCCCCGGTCTGGCCGTGCTGCTGCTGACGCTGATCGCGAACGTCGGTGGCGACGCCATTCGCAACCTGCTGCCGGTGCGGAGGTAG
- a CDS encoding ATP-binding cassette domain-containing protein: MSTPVATVEDYSLSLVRNGVRSQVLSHVDLRIQPGEILGLVGESGSGKSVLALSLLGLLPQESHPVTEGRVTVGGVDLLSAGRDELRAVRRDVLGAIFQDPMTSLNPTMRIGRQIGEATGDDAESVRLLQTVGVRDAALRLRVYPHELSGGLRQRVMAAIAVANRPTLLVADEPTTALDVTVQAQLLDLLRELRDDFGCSVLLITHDLGVADQIADRLAVMHRGELVEIGAAADVVRAPRHDYTRSLLASRLTLTMSRDERFDDAGAQPDSSPAVAIRDLRRTFHVRHGRRRHEVAAVDGVDLDVAPGEAVAIVGESGSGKSTLLRIVAGLERPTSGRVELAGDGGPQMVFQDAGSSLTPWLSIGEILGERLRPLKLSRSVVRDRVVAALAAVDLPAEVATARPGELSGGQRQRVGLARATMIPPSVLLCDEPTSALDASLAKSVLALIRDLRARIGMTVLFVTHDLAVARLMGDRIAVMQAGRIVELGPAEQVVSQPREAYTRALLAAVPEIVGGVTP, from the coding sequence ATGAGCACGCCGGTCGCCACGGTCGAGGACTACTCGCTGTCGCTGGTGCGCAACGGCGTGCGCAGCCAGGTCCTCTCCCACGTCGACCTGCGGATCCAACCCGGTGAGATCCTCGGGCTGGTCGGCGAATCCGGTTCGGGCAAGAGCGTTCTCGCGCTCAGCCTGCTCGGGCTGCTGCCCCAGGAATCGCACCCGGTCACCGAGGGGCGCGTCACCGTCGGCGGGGTCGACCTGCTGAGCGCGGGCCGCGACGAACTGCGCGCGGTGCGTCGCGACGTCCTCGGCGCGATCTTCCAGGACCCGATGACGTCGCTGAACCCGACCATGCGCATCGGCAGGCAGATCGGCGAGGCCACGGGCGACGACGCCGAGTCGGTGCGCCTGCTGCAGACCGTCGGGGTGAGGGACGCCGCACTGCGGTTGCGCGTCTACCCGCACGAGCTCTCCGGTGGTCTGCGCCAGCGCGTGATGGCCGCCATCGCGGTCGCGAACCGGCCTACGCTGCTGGTGGCCGACGAGCCGACCACCGCACTCGACGTCACCGTGCAGGCGCAGCTGCTCGACCTGCTGCGCGAACTGCGCGACGACTTCGGCTGCTCGGTACTGCTCATCACCCACGACCTCGGCGTCGCCGATCAGATCGCCGACCGGCTCGCCGTCATGCACCGCGGTGAACTCGTCGAGATCGGTGCGGCCGCCGACGTCGTGCGCGCGCCCCGGCACGACTACACCCGCTCGCTGCTGGCTTCGCGGCTGACGTTGACGATGTCGCGCGACGAGCGATTCGATGATGCTGGCGCACAACCAGATTCGTCACCCGCGGTCGCGATCCGAGACCTGCGCCGGACGTTCCACGTACGCCACGGCCGTCGCCGGCACGAGGTGGCGGCCGTCGACGGCGTCGATCTCGACGTCGCCCCGGGCGAGGCCGTCGCCATCGTCGGGGAGAGCGGCTCGGGCAAGTCGACGCTGCTGCGCATCGTGGCGGGATTGGAACGGCCGACGTCGGGCCGCGTCGAGCTCGCCGGCGACGGCGGACCGCAGATGGTGTTCCAGGACGCGGGTTCCTCGTTGACGCCGTGGCTGTCGATCGGCGAGATCCTCGGCGAACGACTGCGCCCACTCAAGCTGTCCCGCAGCGTCGTTCGCGACCGCGTCGTCGCCGCGCTCGCGGCCGTCGACCTGCCCGCCGAGGTCGCCACGGCCAGGCCGGGGGAGCTGTCCGGCGGCCAGCGGCAGCGCGTCGGGCTGGCCCGCGCGACCATGATTCCGCCGTCGGTGCTGCTGTGCGACGAGCCGACCAGCGCGCTGGACGCCTCACTCGCCAAGAGCGTCCTGGCCCTCATCAGGGACCTGCGCGCCCGGATCGGCATGACGGTCCTCTTCGTCACCCACGACCTGGCCGTGGCCCGGCTGATGGGCGACCGCATCGCGGTCATGCAGGCGGGCCGCATCGTCGAACTGGGACCCGCCGAGCAGGTGGTGTCACAGCCCCGCGAGGCCTACACGCGTGCGTTGCTGGCCGCGGTCCCCGAGATCGTCGGAGGTGTCACGCCATGA
- a CDS encoding polysaccharide deacetylase family protein: protein MNAPVPNPAHYRYSPLPSRPQGRWPGGARLAVVVCVGVESYRFGEGHAEDVLADVAAPDVVNTAWRDYGNRVGAFRLFERLERLGIPPTVLLNTDVYDEAPDVLVAARAAAAEIVGHGRSNSDTLAEMSATAQRAYLADVADRIRVEEGLAPGGWSSPWLTQTSDTLNLLADNGYRYLLDLRLDDQPVWLTTAAGPLLAIPYAAELNDSSTMIGRSVSPRAFAEMIDDEFTELHAGAEHHPLVMSVVLHSFISGAPFRLGPIARALERIAATDGVWLTTPREIHRAVVASPQLFPMPVEATR, encoded by the coding sequence GTGAACGCGCCCGTGCCGAACCCGGCGCACTACCGGTACTCGCCGCTGCCCTCGCGCCCCCAGGGGCGCTGGCCGGGCGGGGCCAGGCTCGCCGTCGTGGTCTGCGTCGGCGTCGAGTCCTACCGGTTCGGCGAGGGTCACGCCGAGGACGTCCTCGCCGACGTCGCCGCACCCGACGTGGTGAACACCGCCTGGCGCGACTACGGCAACCGCGTCGGCGCCTTCCGGCTGTTCGAGCGGCTCGAGCGCCTCGGCATCCCGCCGACCGTGCTGCTGAACACCGACGTGTACGACGAGGCGCCGGACGTGCTGGTCGCCGCCCGCGCCGCCGCCGCGGAGATCGTCGGGCACGGCCGCTCCAACTCCGACACGCTGGCCGAGATGAGCGCCACCGCGCAGCGCGCGTACCTGGCCGACGTCGCCGACCGCATCCGCGTCGAGGAGGGCCTCGCGCCCGGCGGGTGGTCGAGCCCATGGCTGACGCAGACATCGGATACTCTGAACCTGTTGGCCGACAACGGGTATCGCTACCTGCTCGACCTCCGGCTCGACGATCAGCCGGTCTGGTTGACCACCGCGGCGGGGCCGCTGCTGGCCATCCCGTACGCCGCCGAGCTCAACGACTCGTCGACGATGATCGGCCGCAGCGTGTCGCCCCGCGCCTTCGCCGAGATGATCGACGACGAGTTCACCGAACTCCACGCCGGCGCCGAGCACCACCCCCTGGTGATGAGCGTGGTGCTGCACTCGTTCATCTCTGGTGCGCCGTTCCGCCTCGGCCCCATCGCGAGGGCGCTGGAGCGCATCGCCGCCACCGACGGGGTCTGGCTGACGACGCCGCGCGAGATCCACCGCGCCGTCGTGGCGTCGCCACAGCTGTTCCCGATGCCCGTGGAGGCGACGCGATGA